The following DNA comes from Papaver somniferum cultivar HN1 chromosome 4, ASM357369v1, whole genome shotgun sequence.
GTTAaacaaaggcatgttgtacctattcgtcttaGAACTACAATCGatgaacaaaacttggtaaaagcACCGGGACAATTGAATCATATTGGGATGCGCAAAAAAATACGATCCACCCTCCCCTCCAATGACTCATGGAGTCTCACCGTGTAGTTGTATTTGTGGGCcaaccattgtgattcttccattACCTTTCTTACTCCCCatttaattcttttgatagttgctTTGGCCGCATAAATTGTACACAATAAAGAGAGGTTAATCTTGTAATCCCTCTTGAACTTACTAAGGAACTTACTTGGTTTAGTTCCCCAACTTGTTTTTACTTGTTCGAACTTGTGCGGTTTCAACTTGGAAACTTGAGAGTGTCCAACAAGACTTtccggatctttatggttatgccaaccaacaACAACTCTGTTCATTCTCCACGTGTTATTGGTGTGTTCGTTCCTCcaaaaaaataatcttgaatgggcatCCACACTTATTTGATTTCTTCTTGTACACCCTATTCatcttcttatcatacacataaccctttctcttatgaCTTACGTCCAACCCACTATACTCGCAAACCATGTCAAACCGCGAAggtttttgttggttttttttCACTATaacgcacatcttctcttttcctttctcaACAATCTAATTGTTTGCTTCGTCTTTTTCCAACCATTCCAAATCATTTGCATAATGTGCGGAAGTATCAGGACCCCTAACACTGTGAGCTTTAGCCTGATCCTTCATCGGTATTAATACAATCTACAAAACATCACAAGTTAGTTGATATATACTAccatagtcggcaaggtcgatataTAAAATAACAACGACAAAGAACAACTGGGAGGGTCGAAGAATACAATAATGACAACCAAAGAGCAGCTGGCAGGGTCGATATATTCAAAACAATGACGGCGAAAGCATATTTCACAACCTAGTTCTCTGTGCTGCAAAAGATATTTAGCCGGCAGGGTTCATATTTTCGATGATGACGACTTCAACAAGGGAAAATAGTCGGTACGTTTGTATTTACAAAAACAGTGCTGACAAAAATACTGCTCATGAAAAGTCGTAGCATTTGGTAATCAAAACCAAGCCGACTACAGTAATCGGCAGGGTTAGACCATCTACGACCGTGACGATACTGGGCAGCAAAAGGTGAAAAAGAAAATTCATCATTTGCATGGTAAAATCACAAACTTCACCACGTAAGTTTACCTGATTATTTGCAGCTTCCTTTTATGCTTTTGAGTCATTAGATTCTACGTTTGGCTCAAgacattcatcacttccatatccatcttgagtttgaggaaaataaaagcgaggatcatgcatataatccatttgatcatgatttggTAGATTATCATACAAGTATACGTCTGTAGGAGGAAAATTAGAAGATTCCCCCACTTCAAAATCGGGATTAGAATCACTCATCTCACTCATCTCCAAATCCAATCATATAAATCAATTAACTAATCCAACTAATCTGATCatatcaattaaaattggtgataATCATTGCATGAGCAATTTAGTCATTTAAAAAATAAATGGGTAAGAGGTGTTCTGTTATACTTCAAAATGACCCgtgttttgtcttattaggtataTCCCATTAATCTGAGTATATCCTGGAACCAAAATAATATCGTGTGTTTGTTCTGTCACGTTAATGAAGTTAACAAGGCAATTTCTATATTATACATACAGGGGTGCGATTCGCTCACAGACTTTGTTTAACAGAGTCTCACACAAAGTCATACAGACAACGGATCATGCAAGTTCTGACGGCTAAGATTTTATGTAAAAACACGCGGATTTTAATAAGTGCTCCATGACCCGATTGAAAAGTTTAGATACTTTTCATCTTTCCCCTTTTCTCTTCTCTCTTCTGCAAAAGAGTGAATCTCGTTTTTTCACTTTCTTCCACTGTTCTGTACCAACAGAAATTCTTAATGGTTACAGATCGATGATAACACTAGTAACACCAAAATGTCTACAACCTGGAATTATACCTAAAAACTCTAGATTATTAACAAATCAAAATGTCTATCCAAATCCAATGTCTTATACTAATAAATTCCTAAGTTATTGAATTCATACCAATATATAATACTCCTTCATTCTAAATTTCATTCTAAATTTCATCATTAAAAGTGATTTAATCTTGATTCCTTAATTTCGAAATTTCACCAAATATATAATCAAAGACATATATTTAAACCAGTAATCAActaaatcaaagagacacaagcCTGAAATAGGTTCAGCTGGAGTTCCTAGCAGCTCCAATATTGAAACTGAATCTAAAGCCACATCGAGATTTCCATTTTCTTCTACTTGTCCAGAAACCCAATCACTTATGAAATTAAAAATGGCTGGTCCCGTAGCTTAGATCTCTTCGATTAATTGATTGGATTCAAGATCTTGACTTACAAAATTTGATAGTTTCATACACAAAGAGAAAAAAACACACGAATCCTAGGTATTGTTATCCCTGTTTGTGTTAGAACGGGGAGGAAACCAAAGAGGTAAGCCGTCTTTTACCGTCTTGCTCTAATTATCTCTCTCTGTTGGAAATAATCCATATAAAACACAGAGTATTTGGCTCATCTAAcaatcattaagagattttaAGACTCTCCATAGATCCATCGACTGATAAATTATAAATTTCATAGAAATCGGAAGAAGGATTCGAGAGAACGATGATCTATTAGAGATAGAGAAAATGGAGAGAACGAAACCCGAAAGAGAAGAGAAAaggggaaagataaaaagtatctaAACTTTTCAATCGGGTCATGGAACAATTATTAAGACCCGTGTGTTTTTGCataaaatcttagccgtccaaatttgCACGATCCGTTGGCAGTATGACTTTGTGCGTGACTCTGTCAAACAAAGTCTGTGAGCAGATCACACCCCATACATAAAATGGAAAGATGCTCTACGTACAAACTTGGAGATAGGTCCAAGTATGTAGAACAATGGTACCTATCCTCCCCTTGTGGGATAGATGTCAGGGATTTAATCCCCAGTAGTAGTGTAGTGTAAGGGGTAGGCGGGTCGGGTCAGGCAGTGGGGCCTGCCCGACTAACTGAGTATGGGTAGGGGCCCAGAGCAGTTATCGCGtgctcaaaaaaaaatgaaaactataGGGAGACTCATTTTTCAGTTTTTCTCCACTGTGAAACTCATGGGCGGAGAAGTTCAGACGCACACCCATTTTTGATGTAAAAATTCCTCAGAAATTCATTATTTTCTAAAATCATGTTTgtccgagtttttttttttccatagaGAGGAGGAAAGAACAGGAGTTTCCCATCTATGTCATCTTCCATGGATGCCGCTGTATTgaaaagaagaggaaaaagaTTATTAGCTGCTCCACTCCATGGAGTAATCGAAATTTTGTGATTCTCtacagtttcatcatcatcttccttcaTAATGTGAATGTCctagtttcatcatcatcttccttcaTAATGTGAGTGTCCTAGTTATGCACTTATTGTCTTAGAACATCAACAACCATCTGCTTCTCTTGTTTACTGGTGGAAAGTTCTTATAAAAAAAGAAGTGCATTTAGGATTGTATAATGATTCTTTAAGTTTGTTTTCTCGGATGACCGTGCTTGGATGGACGGGTGATCATTATACATATCCTTTTGTTCTTAAAGCTTGCAGTGAGATTTCTGATATTCGTAGAGGTAGAATAGTTGATGCTGTTATTTATAATAATGGGTTTGAGTCAAATGTGTTTGTTTGTAATTCTTTGGTGGCAATGTATGCCAGGTGGTGCGTTAGAATAATCTCAGAAGATGTTCGATGAAATGTGTCATATGGGTGTGACTGATAAAGTCTCGTGTAATTCAATTGTTGCTGCTTAGTAATCTGGGGACTCAGATTAAGCTTTGATGTTGTTCGATAGAATGAAGAGAAGAGTTAAGCTTTTTCCTGACGTGGTGAGTTTGGTTAACATTCTTCCTGCTTTTTCAATCTTCGTATAAGTGTCTAGTTCCGAGTACAAATGAGTGAGATGGCATAAAAGGAACCAAGTTCATTTGTTAGTAGTTGGATAAACGACTCGTGTAGCATAAAAGGGAGGGAGATAGTGCATTTGTTAAGCACCTCAAACGGGTAGTTGAACTCTGGACTTAGATTATAAGTATGTTGATCTGTGGGGCAATTAGGTCATGTAGTTCATAGTTAGGGTCAGTTGTACGTATTCTGGTCCTATTTGGATTCCTCGTATCATTTTTCCGGTTCTTTTTATGAGAGGAGTTGATGTTGGCTTATATTTATGTAAGTTCTTTTACTACAAATCCTTTAATCTCATAGAATATGTAAATTTGGGGTTTAAGgttttggtggtggtgttgggTGGTGAGGACACCTTGTTATGATGTTCTTTGGCTTAATTATGTCTTAATGGTTGGAACTGAATCAATAATATCATAATGGTGTTGGCGttggtcataatggttgaataattttGTTACACAGCTTCGAAAATGGTTgcgtaacctgttatgcatctataaaaattattgcataacttgttatgcagtccaaaaAATGGTTCAATAACACGTTATGTAGCTATTATTGTAGGTGGATGACGAGTTATGcagcctttttttttttgtataacttgttatgcagtacagagaatggttgcataacatgttatgcatctactttttgttagtattgaaaccaaaaaaaaaaaaaaaggttgcataacatgttacgcagtcgagaaaatgggtgcataacctgatatgcatccgtaaatatggatgcatactgcattatgcatcaatttttttcatgtacgcactaaaatcaaccaaaataatggttacataacttgttatagatgcataactttgttatccaaatgcataatttgttatgcagtggagaaaatggttgcataatttgttatgcgtctgcagaatttgttatgcatcttttttggtggctgcataatggttatgtatcaagttttcgaaaattttgcctaaaatgatgatcacctccgattttttcgtgaaaacaaaaatttgatattcttgtttgtactcgttgcgtagctcccttaaaaagatttccaatgatataaaatttgtaaaattccaaggagcggatttttagatatgttatatccaagttgcgttgccaattatacccctgatgtaTAACcagtcatgcggatgcataatccgtcatgcagacaatTTTaacaatttcatataattatgggtgtcacggaactaaaaattaattgtgggcctcacAATGAAAATATTATTCTTTTTGGGCCTGCCCCTAATTTTCCCGAAAAaacgaaaaaacaaaaaaacttggAGATGACCATTTGACTGTCTaattaaacctaatttctatttttggttaTAAAGAAGAGACACCAATAATGTCATCGGAAGAAAACACatctaaaaaaaaagaagcaaaaccTAGGGTTTGGACGGGAAGGAGCTCCGATTTTTTCTCCCTTTCTTTTCTTTGCGTTTCACGTTTTCTCAGCTTTGCGCGTTCATGGCGCAAAATCAAGTTCCGCCTGATTTAGGCGAACAATCACAGCCTGCATATCATGCACGTGGTCGTTTCTTCAACAATGCTAACCATGTTAGAACACGTTCGAAATCAAGATCACGACAGTTCTATAGGACGAAGGAAAATTCTAACCATAACCCTAATTCTAGCGGTTCTGGAAAACAGGTTGCAGATGGTAATATGGTTGCGGGTGATGGTGGTAATCGATCATGGACATCCATAGTTAAGAATAGAACTCATGTTCTTTCTAAGATTTATGCGGACTCTTTGTCACATCCTCCGGTTAGAACATCAACATGTGAAGTTTTTATTACAATTCCGCGTGAAACTCATGTTAGAATTAAAGCTGTTTGGAAGTTTAGTTTGGTTGGTCGTTTAGATTTTAGAACACTCAAATTTGATGTTGTTAAGAGGGAGTTATTGAATCAATAGAAGCTGGGAGGTTCGTTTCAATTTATTCCATGGGTTAAAGGTTATTTTGTTATCAAGTTAGACAATGAGGATGATCACAGTAGGGTTAGCTATGATGGTCCGTGGAAGATTAATGAGCAACAACTTAAAATTCAGCCATGGACGCCAATGTTTGATCCTGAGTCGGACAAGGTTACAAGGGCTGCTGTTTGGGTTCGTTTTCCAGCTCTTCCATGGGAATATTGGGATGACGAATCATTGTTTAAAATGGCTAGAGGTTTAGGTAAGCCATGTGCGGTTGATCCGCGAACCTTAAATTATGAGTATGGTTATTTTGCTGCggttttgattgatattgatttctcgaaGCCACTTGGTAAGATTATTATTAATGGTGAAGATGGTGAGGAAGCTTTTGTTCAAAACTATGAAATCCTTAATCGGCCTAGCTTTTGTGATCACTGCATATCCATTGGTCATATTAATGCTGAGTGTCGTATTAAGAAACGTAGAGATTTACAAGAGCAAGCTGATGCTGAAAAGGATCCAGAGATCAAGAACAGAATTGAAGCTGAGATTGCTGAGCTTCAAAAAATTTGGAAGAAGGAGAAAATATTAAAGGATAAAGTCCCAAATCTGGTGGATCAATCGGACGCAAAAACTACGCCACCATTACTTATTCCAACAACGAAAGTCCCAATTACAAAGGTTTTTGTTGGAACCCATAGATATATTGGTAGCCCTTCAACGAGTGTTGTTGATGAATCTATTCCTCCAGTTAACAATGTAGGTGCGTCTGATGATGCTCTGCATAATGATAATTCGGAGAAGTGCAAAGATAGTGAAAGCCAGCGCAATAGTGCAAGCCAGCGCAAAGATTGCGCTTCTTCTGAACGCAATGATTCTGTTGATGCGGAGATGCTCAATCATGGTGCTTTAAGTACTGCTTTAgtcatgacttcttctgaggatgTTGACTTGgtggatgatgaagaacttgatgCTATTAAAAaacttgaagagttgaagaaaagGACTTATGATTTGCAGAGAGATGCGGAGGTGGCCAGAATTGAGCAAGAAATGGTGCATACTAGGGTTGAGACTCTTAGAAAACTATCACTGGAGAAGAGGAACCTGGACCTTGAGCAGAAGAAGCAAGCTGAGATCAATTTTGTTCAAGATAATATTGAAAACCTTGTTGAAACTATAGCTACAGGTTTGCTCCCTACAAATTCTGTGTTGGAACCTGTTGACGAGGCTGGTTTTAGTGCTGCTACTAAAACATCTAGAAGATCATCTCTGGAAAATTATGTTGATAATATAACTTTATCAAACAGATTTGAATCTGGCACTGAGGAAAAAGAGGCAGAGGAGGTTGTTTCTGATCTTCGCAACCAAGTACTAATCCTGTAGATGTTGAATCTAAGAAGCTTGAATGGAGTGCTCTGATGGATCAAGAGGAGGGGAAAAGAAGGCAGCGGCAGACAAATTGAAGCAAGAAACTTTGGAAAAGAAAGCGTCCGGCACTACAAAAACTAATCCAAAAAAGAAACCGGGCACTAAACCTGCGTAGAGTACTAGCCATGTTGAAACAAGAAATAAGATGAAATTAAGGGGTTCAGCAAGCCCTCCACGTGATAGGGGTAATCAATGAGGGTCttctattggaatgctcaaggcttggacAAAGATGGTGCAAAGGCCAAGTTAAAGGAGCTCTATCACTTGCACAAACCTGATGTCATTTGTATTGCAGAGCCGAAAGTTTTTTGCACTACATATTTTGTTAGGTCTTTGAGATTTGATGAGTTTTGTGAATATGTTATCACTAATGAGGATGCTGGTGAAAAAGGTAACATATGGGTTATGTGGAAGAATTCTTTGGCAATACCAGgtattttatcttcttctaaacaagcaatttcttTAGACTTTGATGGTGTTTGGATTACGACTGTTCATGCTTATTGGGATCCGGTTACAAGGAGATTATTGTGGAAATAATTGGGGTTTGGTTTTATATCTATTCCTTGGTTGGTGCTTAGTgctttcaattgtgttcttcgtctgGATGAAAATAAGGGCGGTAGGCCAACTTTAAGTACTTATATGAATGAATTTCGAAGTTGGATTTCTGATAATGGGCTAGTGGAAGCAGATTCAATTGGCGAAAAATACACTTGGTGTAATTGTCAGAGTGGTGATCGTCGTATTGTTTCAAGGAATGATAGGGCGATTGTGAATGATGCTTGGAGTTACAAATATGAAAATTGGAGGTGCAAAGCTTTGCCAAGGATATGTTCAGATCATTCCCTTCTTTTTGGGTTTGCTTTTGACAGTCCAAGGCTCGCAAGAGCTCCATTTAGAATCCAGAAGATGTGGTTTGATCATCCGGGTTTTATGCAGCTGGTAGAAGATAACTGGAATTTGCGCCTTGTtggtgcgcctccttttgttTTTGCTGGAAAGTTAAAACATTTGAAGGAAGTCTTGAAGCTATGGAATAGAACTGTGTTTGCTGATGTTCAATTTCTTCTGAAACAGGCTGAACTTAGTCTTGAATCTGAAAATGATCTTCTAGATTTAGATCCTTCGGATGAAGTCCAATTCACTAAGGTGGCAGATGCCAAGAATGTTGTGGATGCAGTGCGGACTGATTTTGCAGTAATGCTTAAGATGAAATCGAGAGTTacttggttggaggatggtgacCAAAACACTAGATTTTTTCATAATAGCATTCGTATGAGGAGAAGTCAAAATACAATATATCTGAACTTCGTATTTCATCTAACTCTACTTTGGTTTTGCAGGATGAAATTAAAGATTTCATTGTCAATCACTATAAGGATAAGTTTAATGGTGGAGCGGTTGTCATTGATCCAAAATTGTTTGAGTTTGAGCATGAAAGAATCTCAGACCATGAGAGTTCTTTTATGGATGTTGTGCCAACTCTAGACGAGATTAAGAGAGCTGTTTTTGACTTGGGAGAGGATTCGACGCCTAGCCCAGATGGTTTCTCAGGTTCTTTCTACAGACATTGTTGGAATATTATTTCTACCGATCTTTTTAGTGCCATTAAAAATTGTTGGTTGATGAGGAAAATTCATAATGGCATTAattctagttttattgttctcaTTCCAAAAAACACAAGGTCGGATGCTATTAAGGATTTTAGGCCTATTGGtttgagtaattttttcttcaaaatcattacaaattTTTTGGCTACCAGGCTTGGTACGGTTCTGAATAGACTGATTTCTGAAGAACAAGTGACTTTTATGAAGGGAAGAACATTCATGAAAATATAGCTCTTGCGTCTGAATTGATTAATGATATTTCTACGTCAAGGAACTTTGGTAATGTCGGCTTAATACTTGACatttctcaagcttttgatactgtAAGTTGGGAGTTTATAACTGAATTTTTCTgtcaatatggtttttctgaaacCTGGTGCTCTTGGATTCATAGTATTCTTAGTTCGGCTAGGATTTCTGTGCTAATAAATGGCAGTCCAGAGGGTTTCTTTAGTATCACTAGAGGGTTGCGCCAAGGTGATCctatttcacctttgatttttgttcttattgaagatattTTGAGTCGTAATCTCTCTAAATTGTTTGCTAATAGAAGTATGCACAACATGGTTAGTAAGAAAGGTGTGGATCCAACACACCttctctttgcggatgatattcttgTTTTCTGCAGAGGTAATCTTTATAGTTTGCAAAATTTGAAGACTATGCTTAGTGTCTATGAGAAGGCTTCAGGCCAGTGCGTAAATTACGCGAAGAGCAAATTTTATTACGGCGGTGGCTCTTATTCTCGGAGTATTTCTATTGATAATTATTTGGGCATGGAAAGAGCTTTATTTCCGGATAAATATCTGGGAATTCAATTGAAGCCTGGCATTGTGCGGCACATTCATGTCAGGCAGGTGGTTGAAAAGATTATGGACAAGTTGGCTGGTTGGAAGGGTAAACTCTTATCTTTTCAAGCTAGACTGGTTTTGATTAGATCAGTGATTGCTAGCTATGTTATTCACTCTATGGTTGTTTATAAATGGCCTTGCAATATCATTAAACAGGTTGAGAGGGCTATTAGGAATTTTCTTTGGTCGGGTGATGCGGAAAAACGTAAGTTCTTTACGGTTTTGTATGACAACCTGTGCTGTTCAAGACGTGAAGGTGGTCTAGGCCTTAGAAGATTGGTTGATGTTAACAAGGCTATGCTTATGAAGTTATGGATTTCAATTCGTGATTCGGACAAGACTTGGGCCAGATTCTTGAGGGCGAAGTACTTCAAATTGAATGGAGTTTTGATTGATTACAAACTTGGTTCTACGGTTTTTCCTGGAATCAGGTGGGTTTATGATTTTGTGCAGCAACACACTAGGTCAATTATAGGTGATTgcgctaatacttccttattctttGATAATTGGCTTGGTGATTTTTCGATTGCGAAGAGATTAGGTATTACTTCcaaaggccctaatgattttaaggctaaGGTTAGTGATATCATTATTGATGGTGCTTGGGCTATTCCTCAAAGCACTCGGGATTTGATGGTTCAGCTCAATATTGATGTTGGAAACTTGCATATTATTGCTAGCGGCGATGACTATAAGATTTGGGATTTAGATAGCAAAGGAGTCTTCTCAGTTAAATCTGCAAAGGCTGCCATTAGAGAGAATGCGGAAACTCTGCCAACTGCAAATTTGTTTTCTCGGCCAGTTGTGCACCCCACTCTAAGTGTTCAACATTGGAAGATCTGGGAAAAGCAGTGTTGTGCTAGTGATGATAATGTCATTAAGAAGACTGGGAGGTGTTTGCCTTCAATGTGCCGTTTGTGTAGACGGGATTGAGAAACTttagccatattacttggcagTGCAGATTTGCGAagagaatttgggcttgggcggcTCGTATTTTTAATCTGCATCCAAGAAAAGATTTGGTGGCTTCATACAAGGCTGTTAAAGGGTGCAACATGATGATTAAGGATCTGTGGTTGGTTGCTAATCTTGCAATCACTACGGAGTTATGGAGGCTGCGCAACAAAGTTTATTTTGAAGATGTTGTTGCACATTGGCTAGGTTTTAAAGGTAGAGTTTATcagttaattcgtgataactcaatgCGGATGAAGGGCCATATGAATAATACAATGGAGGATTTACGCATCTTAAATTATTTCAAAGTGAAGCATAGATCGTGCAAAGTTTCTTCTCCAATTGAGGTAAGGTGGTGTCCTCCTAAccaagatgaaatcatgatttgcTGTGATGGTGCGTCCCTTGGAAATCCAGGCCCGACTGGTGCTGGCGTTACTTTTCGTGATGCAAACGCAGTTGTTTTGGGTGTCCTCTGCGTTGGCCTGGGATTGCAGACAAACTTTTATGCGGAAGTGTGCGCAGTTATATATAGTGCTATGTTGGCCAGAAGGTGGAATTTTAGGAGTATCTGCGTACAatctgattcgatgagttgcattcaagcttttcaaaatgAGGGTTTACCTTGGCAATTAAATCAGAAGTGGAGATTGGCGAGGAGTTTCTACTCCAATATTCGCTACATTCATAAATATAGGGAAGTTAATTTTTTTGTAGATGCTTCGGCTAAGCAAGCATGTTTGCTAGATGAGTACATTTTTGAGTTTTATAAGGGAAGGCCAATTTCTATGCTTTCTGTAGAATGGCCGGATAAGATTTATTTCCGTTTTAAATAGGCTAGTTTTGTTGGTAGCCCATGACTAGCTCATTATAGCCTAGGACCTGGACAGTTTTTGCTTTTTTAATCTATTTTATTAaccgaaaaaaagaaaaaggaaacacaTCTACCATACTTGTGTACAACAACAGTACAACCGTAGTATCCTTcacacatttttttttttaatttgtttttgtcTCGTTTAAAAATCGCTGCTAAGAACCgaccagaaaagaaagaaaaacacgaTAGTCTTTGGTTCTGAATTGTGGTGCGTATTTGAACATGGACAATAATGCTTTTTGATTAGCTGGGATTAGAGGTACAAAGACTATTGACTTTAAACCATGAGGTCCGAATCCgatccaagaaaaaaaaatgtttgcgACCATTCCACCTGTGCATTAGGCGGGGTAATAATTCATCATCTGCACTAACATTTATCTACAGTTAAAAGAGGCCCAGAGGGGTCTTCATTCCGATGTGTTG
Coding sequences within:
- the LOC113272874 gene encoding uncharacterized protein LOC113272874 is translated as MNEFRSWISDNGLVEADSIGEKYTWCNCQSGDRRIVSRNDRAIVNDAWSYKYENWRCKALPRICSDHSLLFGFAFDSPRLARAPFRIQKMWFDHPGFMQLVEDNWNLRLVGAPPFVFAGKLKHLKEVLKLWNRTVFADVQFLLKQAELSLESENDLLDLDPSDEVQFTKVADAKNVVDAVRTDFADEIKDFIVNHYKDKFNGGAVVIDPKLFEFEHERISDHESSFMDVVPTLDEIKRAVFDLGEDSTPSPDGFSGKNIHENIALASELINDISTSRNFGNVGLILDISQAFDTVSWEFITEFFCQYGFSETWCSWIHSILSSARISVLINGSPEGFFSITRGLRQGDPISPLIFVLIEDILSRNLSKLFANRSMHNMVSKKGVDPTHLLFADDILVFCRGNLYSLQNLKTMLSVYEKASGQCVNYAKSKFYYGGGSYSRSISIDNYLGMERALFPDKYLGIQLKPGIVRHIHVRQVVEKIMDKLAGWKGKLLSFQARLVLIRSVIASYVIHSMVVYKWPCNIIKQVERAIRNFLWSGDAEKRKFFTVLYDNLCCSRREGGLGLRRLVDVNKAMLMKLWISIRDSDKTWARFLRAKYFKLNGVLIDYKLGSTVFPGIRWVYDFVQQHTRSIIGDCANTSLFFDNWLGDFSIAKRLGITSKGPNDFKAKVSDIIIDGAWAIPQSTRDLMVQLNIDVGNLHIIASGDDYKIWDLDSKGVFSVKSAKAAIRENAETLPTANLFSRPVVHPTLSVQHWKIWEKQCCASDDNVIKKTGRFAKRIWAWAARIFNLHPRKDLVASYKAVKGCNMMIKDLWLVANLAITTELWRLRNKVYFEDVVAHWLGFKGRVYQLIRDNSMRMKGHMNNTMEDLRILNYFKVKHRSCKVSSPIEVRWCPPNQDEIMICCDGASLGNPGPTGAGVTFRDANAVVLGVLCVGLGLQTNFYAEVCAVIYSAMLARRWNFRSICVQSDSMSCIQAFQNEGLPWQLNQKWRLARSFYSNIRYIHKYREVNFFVDASAKQACLLDEYIFEFYKGRPISMLSVEWPDKIYFRFK